The Vibrio rhizosphaerae genome contains the following window.
ATTTCACGGTGATTTGAAGCCGGTGCAGGTGGTTGTCAGTTGGCGGGGACACACGGGGAAAACGCATCAGGTTACGCTTTCCACCATGATTTCGCGATTCAATGAATTTGAACCACGAATACCTAAGTACGCTGTCCCAGCAGATATAACGCATGGAACTGCAAATGTGACTCAATAAAACTTTGAATGAAGTAATAGCTGTGATCATATCCGGGGTGAGACTGATAGGTGAGCTCACAATGTTGATGATCAGCGACTTCGAGTAAATCCCAGGGTTTCAACTGCTCTTCCAAAAACGGGTCCATTTCCCCTTGATCAATTAAGATGGGGATCGGGCAGCCTTTTTGTTTCAGGAGTTCTGTCGCATCATAGTTTTGCCACAGCGTCTGGTCGTCTCCCAAATAAGCATGGAATGCTTTTTGTCCCCAAGGGCAGGCCACCGGATGACAAATAGGGCTGAAGGCTGAAATGGCACGGTAGCGATCAGGATTTTTAATACCAATCGTCAGTGCGCCATGTCCCCCCATGCTATGTCCTGCGATGGAGCGCTCAGACGTGACAGGGAAATTCTGCTCGATGAGTGAGGGAAGTTCATTCACGATATAATCATACATTTGGTAATGCT
Protein-coding sequences here:
- the fghA gene encoding S-formylglutathione hydrolase; its protein translation is MLEQISQSKVFGGWHKQYTHPSDVLNCTMRFAIYLPPDASDSHPVPVLYWLSGLTCTDENFMQKAGAFQKAAALGMAIVAPDTSPRGEGVPDDRQGDYDLGLGAGFYLNATQSPWDQHYQMYDYIVNELPSLIEQNFPVTSERSIAGHSMGGHGALTIGIKNPDRYRAISAFSPICHPVACPWGQKAFHAYLGDDQTLWQNYDATELLKQKGCPIPILIDQGEMDPFLEEQLKPWDLLEVADHQHCELTYQSHPGYDHSYYFIQSFIESHLQFHALYLLGQRT